The following are encoded together in the Microbacterium hatanonis genome:
- a CDS encoding Dps family protein, with translation MTDIHTTSETATVADPTMAAATAQFLSPVVLGLEALVVNGKQAHWHVRGANFIGVHELLDTIVSHAQDWSDLAAERIVALGLPIDSRLQSVASKAKQTSVPAGFAPSDVIIRAVLADIDAVLGDLQAAVDGLDETDLTSQDVAIEIKRGLDKDRWFLFAHLAA, from the coding sequence ATGACTGACATCCACACCACTTCCGAGACCGCAACGGTCGCCGACCCCACGATGGCCGCCGCCACCGCGCAGTTCCTCTCGCCCGTCGTCCTCGGGCTCGAGGCCCTCGTCGTGAACGGCAAGCAGGCGCACTGGCACGTGCGCGGTGCGAACTTCATCGGCGTGCACGAACTCCTCGACACGATCGTCAGCCACGCTCAGGATTGGTCCGACCTCGCCGCCGAGCGCATCGTCGCCCTGGGGCTTCCCATCGACTCGCGCCTGCAGAGCGTCGCATCGAAGGCGAAGCAGACCAGCGTTCCCGCCGGGTTCGCCCCGTCCGACGTCATCATCCGTGCGGTGCTCGCCGACATCGACGCCGTTCTCGGAGACCTGCAGGCGGCGGTCGACGGACTCGACGAGACCGACCTCACCAGCCAGGACGTCGCGATCGAGATCAAGCGGGGCCTCGACAAGGACCGCTGGTTCCTCTTCGCGCACCTCGCCGCGTAA
- a CDS encoding ribose-5-phosphate isomerase, whose translation MRIHIATDHAGLDFSTQLQHHLAAQGHEVVDHGPIEYDPVDDYPAFCIRAAQAVVRDQAAGIDTLGVVFGGSGNGEQISANKVRGVRAALVWNMATAELAREHNDANVIAIGARQHTFEEAAAFIDRFVATPFSDEERHARRIAQLAAFENDGSLLPDPRADVRGGEDVDALDPEAG comes from the coding sequence ATGCGCATCCACATCGCGACCGACCATGCGGGTCTCGACTTCTCCACCCAGCTCCAGCACCACCTCGCGGCCCAAGGCCACGAGGTCGTCGACCATGGCCCGATCGAGTACGACCCGGTCGACGACTACCCGGCGTTCTGCATCAGGGCGGCGCAGGCCGTGGTCCGCGACCAGGCGGCCGGTATCGACACGCTCGGCGTGGTGTTCGGAGGTTCCGGAAACGGCGAGCAGATCTCGGCGAACAAGGTGCGCGGTGTACGGGCGGCGCTGGTGTGGAACATGGCGACGGCCGAACTGGCCCGCGAGCACAACGACGCCAACGTCATCGCTATCGGCGCGCGCCAGCACACGTTCGAGGAGGCCGCAGCGTTCATCGATCGCTTCGTAGCCACGCCGTTCTCGGACGAGGAGCGCCACGCTCGTCGGATCGCCCAGCTCGCCGCGTTCGAGAACGACGGTTCGCTCCTGCCCGATCCGCGCGCGGACGTCCGCGGCGGGGAGGACGTCGACGCCCTCGATCCGGAAGCGGGCTGA
- a CDS encoding amidohydrolase yields the protein MIGAQVGTIRGARIAGAGRELLPHDGAFDVFLAGGRIADIAPSGALRPVGEIVDADGSWLIPGLWDHHVHALQWALLSQRIDVGRAATAREAATIMAAATPEDGRRIGVGFRDALWPDEPTLALLDEATGDVPAYLINADVHSVWLNTAAFAREGYAADPSGFLREEDAFEISRRLNAADPLGGDRLVEQAARAAAARGVVGMVDLDMTWNDESWMRRAAAGFDVLRVRYGIYPQHLERAIAEGLRTGDPVRGSEGGLIRTGPLKVITDGSLGTRTAACGHPYPDDPHNRGLLTVDPRTLTDLMMRATGAGLECAIHAIGDVANSHALDAYATTGAVGTIEHAQLVAAADIPRFARLGVTASVQPEHAIDDRDVTDEMWAAQTATAYPLRALADAGANLVFGSDAPVSPLDPWAAIAGAVYRTRDGREPWRPEQRIGAAAALAASTAGGTLGGARIEPGAVADLALCSTDPLEASELELRGMQISATLLGGRLTHRA from the coding sequence ATGATCGGGGCGCAGGTCGGCACCATCCGCGGCGCGCGTATCGCGGGCGCGGGACGCGAGCTGCTGCCGCACGACGGCGCGTTCGACGTGTTCCTGGCGGGCGGACGCATCGCCGACATCGCCCCGTCCGGCGCGCTGCGTCCCGTGGGCGAGATCGTCGACGCCGACGGGTCCTGGCTCATCCCCGGGCTGTGGGATCACCACGTGCACGCCCTGCAGTGGGCTCTCCTCTCGCAGCGCATCGACGTCGGCCGTGCCGCGACCGCCCGCGAGGCGGCGACGATCATGGCCGCCGCGACGCCGGAGGACGGACGCCGCATCGGCGTCGGGTTCCGCGACGCCCTGTGGCCGGACGAGCCGACCCTGGCGCTGCTGGACGAGGCGACCGGTGACGTTCCGGCGTACCTCATTAACGCCGATGTGCACAGCGTGTGGCTCAACACCGCCGCCTTCGCGCGCGAGGGGTACGCCGCCGACCCGTCGGGGTTCCTCCGCGAGGAGGACGCCTTCGAGATCTCGCGCCGGTTGAACGCCGCCGATCCGCTCGGGGGCGATCGACTGGTCGAGCAGGCGGCGCGCGCCGCAGCGGCGCGGGGCGTCGTCGGCATGGTGGATCTCGACATGACATGGAACGACGAGTCCTGGATGCGGCGTGCCGCCGCGGGGTTCGACGTGCTCCGCGTGCGCTACGGCATCTACCCGCAGCACCTCGAGCGCGCGATCGCCGAGGGACTCCGGACGGGCGACCCGGTCCGCGGTTCCGAGGGGGGTCTCATCCGCACGGGGCCGCTGAAGGTCATCACCGACGGTTCGCTCGGAACGCGCACGGCGGCCTGCGGGCACCCGTACCCCGACGACCCGCACAACCGCGGCCTGCTCACCGTGGACCCGCGCACCCTGACCGACCTGATGATGCGGGCGACCGGCGCGGGGCTGGAGTGCGCGATCCACGCGATCGGAGACGTCGCCAACTCCCACGCGCTCGACGCCTACGCGACCACGGGCGCGGTCGGCACGATCGAGCACGCGCAGCTCGTCGCCGCCGCTGACATCCCGAGGTTCGCCCGGTTGGGTGTGACGGCGAGCGTGCAGCCCGAGCACGCCATCGACGACCGCGATGTGACCGACGAGATGTGGGCGGCCCAGACGGCGACGGCCTACCCGCTGCGCGCCCTCGCCGACGCGGGGGCGAACCTCGTCTTCGGGTCGGACGCGCCGGTGTCGCCCCTGGATCCCTGGGCCGCCATCGCGGGTGCCGTCTATCGCACCCGAGACGGACGCGAACCGTGGCGTCCCGAGCAGAGGATCGGCGCGGCGGCGGCTCTGGCCGCCTCGACGGCCGGCGGAACGCTCGGCGGGGCGCGGATCGAGCCGGGCGCGGTCGCCGATCTAGCCCTCTGCTCGACCGATCCCTTGGAGGCGTCCGAGCTCGAACTCCGCGGGATGCAGATCTCCGCGACGCTCCTGGGCGGGCGGCTGACCCACCGGGCGTGA
- a CDS encoding FMN-binding negative transcriptional regulator produces MRQNPSFAMTDVSELRRLIARNPWMTLVSSTDDGLVASHYAVLLDDDRDDLTVVGHVGKPDDLILGLGERELMLVVQGPHGYISPSWYGDVAAVPTWNFVSVHLTGVPEILSPDENLRVLDRLVEHFERRVSEPRMLWERPNDASFVERLERGTVGFRMTPTKVVAKRKLSQNKTPDVVETIIAELSGDGSYAQPELAAEMRRAADARPQR; encoded by the coding sequence ATGCGGCAGAACCCGAGCTTCGCGATGACCGACGTGAGCGAGCTGCGTCGCCTCATCGCGCGGAACCCCTGGATGACCCTCGTGAGCAGCACGGACGACGGTCTCGTCGCCTCCCACTACGCGGTGCTGCTGGACGACGACCGGGACGACCTCACCGTCGTCGGTCACGTCGGCAAGCCCGACGACCTGATCCTCGGACTGGGGGAGCGGGAGCTGATGCTCGTCGTGCAGGGCCCGCACGGGTACATCTCGCCGTCGTGGTACGGCGACGTGGCCGCCGTGCCCACCTGGAACTTCGTCTCGGTCCACCTCACGGGCGTGCCCGAAATACTCTCGCCCGACGAGAACCTGCGCGTGCTCGACCGACTCGTCGAGCATTTCGAGCGACGGGTGTCCGAGCCCCGGATGCTGTGGGAGCGACCGAATGACGCGAGCTTCGTCGAGCGACTCGAACGAGGGACGGTCGGATTCCGGATGACCCCGACGAAGGTCGTCGCGAAGCGCAAACTCAGTCAGAACAAGACGCCCGATGTGGTCGAGACGATCATCGCCGAGCTGAGCGGCGACGGTTCGTACGCCCAGCCCGAGCTCGCCGCCGAGATGCGACGCGCGGCCGACGCGCGCCCCCAGCGATGA
- a CDS encoding signal peptidase I, with amino-acid sequence MPVTTPALPLRRDLAPRRPQRTVPKRVWSVVSTVVLAAFALFAILAIGVPFVLGAQSYTVLTGSMNPGMPPGSLVAARPTDFASIRIGDVITYQLEPGEPAVVTHRVVGSTQDNTGDRMLITRGDANDVDDEKPVIAAQVRGVIVYAVPLLGYPNSLLPGTTRSAAVIGIGAAIVGYGVVVLATDLLRSHRRRLRARGAAVVIAIAMGTAAGAGITGASTAHADTLIAPTAAPSQWLQLSSDGRSWVTGRGLSVFNKAEGLVPGGAATESLWVRNAGPDAATAAIVIDFRPAGTSPADAALAEALVLRVDGEVVTAGEPSPLGRFDPSGARRVELRLSLAPYSGNASRNAAAVVAPVVRLTEVVGDEAQAAAPRPLAATGIDPAVGGTLIFSGLTALIAGAVLLRRSRHGSR; translated from the coding sequence ATGCCAGTGACCACCCCCGCGCTCCCGCTCCGGCGCGATCTCGCGCCTCGCAGGCCGCAGCGAACCGTGCCGAAGCGCGTGTGGTCGGTCGTGTCCACGGTGGTTCTCGCGGCGTTCGCCCTCTTCGCGATCCTGGCCATCGGCGTGCCGTTCGTCCTCGGTGCGCAGAGCTACACCGTTCTCACGGGGAGCATGAACCCGGGGATGCCGCCGGGGTCGCTGGTGGCTGCCCGACCGACCGACTTCGCCTCGATCCGCATCGGCGACGTGATCACCTATCAGCTCGAGCCCGGTGAGCCCGCCGTGGTCACCCACCGCGTCGTCGGCAGCACCCAGGACAACACCGGCGACCGGATGCTGATCACGCGCGGGGACGCGAACGACGTCGACGACGAGAAGCCGGTCATCGCGGCACAGGTGCGCGGGGTCATCGTCTACGCGGTGCCCTTGCTCGGGTATCCCAACAGCCTGCTGCCCGGCACGACACGATCGGCCGCCGTCATCGGCATCGGTGCCGCCATCGTCGGCTACGGCGTCGTCGTGCTCGCGACGGATCTGCTGCGCTCGCACCGGCGCCGCCTCCGCGCTCGTGGCGCGGCCGTCGTCATCGCGATCGCGATGGGGACCGCCGCCGGCGCGGGCATCACGGGCGCGTCGACGGCGCACGCCGACACACTCATCGCACCCACGGCGGCTCCCTCGCAGTGGCTGCAGCTCAGCAGCGATGGCCGATCGTGGGTGACCGGACGCGGACTCTCGGTCTTCAACAAAGCGGAGGGCCTCGTCCCGGGCGGCGCGGCGACCGAGTCGCTGTGGGTCCGCAACGCAGGACCGGATGCCGCCACAGCGGCGATCGTGATCGACTTCCGCCCCGCCGGAACCAGCCCAGCCGATGCCGCCCTCGCCGAGGCGCTGGTGCTCCGCGTCGACGGCGAGGTGGTCACCGCCGGAGAACCCTCGCCGCTCGGACGGTTCGACCCGTCGGGCGCACGCCGTGTCGAGCTCCGACTGTCGCTCGCGCCGTACTCGGGCAACGCGTCGAGGAACGCCGCGGCGGTCGTCGCGCCCGTCGTCCGCCTGACCGAGGTCGTCGGTGACGAGGCGCAGGCCGCCGCGCCGCGCCCGCTGGCCGCAACCGGGATCGATCCCGCCGTCGGCGGGACGCTCATCTTCTCGGGGTTGACCGCCCTCATCGCCGGCGCGGTCCTCCTCCGGCGCTCCCGTCACGGATCCCGCTGA
- a CDS encoding acyltransferase family protein yields the protein MHSADSRSGADSRSGPQNLGEPVATRPRLRSDRSPEHAEPSRFLPHVQGLRAIAVLFVVLYHFWPARLPGGYVGVDIFFVISGFLITGHLMRELTATGTVKLGQFWARRARRLLPASLLVLLVCALVAMSPYLTPTSALPNEVQEIVASTFYVQNWFLAFTSADYLNHGGEPTTVQHYWSLSLEEQFYVVWPLLMLLAAWVAVKWIRGNVRRTVLITLGAVSVASFVFCVVFTLTNPAPAYFVTFTRMWQFGVGAMIALVPMLRVRNRWLSFVLGWGGVLVLLFVAFRFDGQTPFPGYMAALPTLGAAAIIAASNTERWWYPTRVLSLRPAQFIGDISYSLYLWHWPLIVIAPSVPFWGLTIYHRVALLGICFVLAWLTKRFVEDPTRSWKVLTSRPAKVTLWTSLAAMLVVALTAGGAWAVNATTYRDGVTTLAQLREDPPDCFGAASVLEPGCETTDFGDSILPAPGFAGVDRPGDEQCFIQLNDSRAQQCDFGSDAPDAPRIALVGDSHAFQLLSTMQRIADAEGWHLTTYFKGACPWNATPLSTPGAFGDACSDWRAGVQESLDAQEFDAVFTAAIATTPYSSAGYGSSYDAAVAGYREAWSTMTDRGIPVVTVVDNPVWETDPNKCLRTRDATECNGARADVLVDNDPLRGAADGQDLVTLLDFTDVYCDDEVCAPVVGGANIYRDQDHLTVTFADSLAPQITGALREAMTR from the coding sequence GTGCACTCCGCTGACTCTCGCTCCGGCGCCGATTCCCGCTCCGGACCGCAGAACCTCGGCGAGCCCGTCGCCACCCGCCCGAGGCTCCGGTCCGACCGCTCGCCCGAGCACGCAGAGCCGTCACGCTTCCTCCCGCATGTGCAGGGACTGCGCGCGATCGCCGTGCTCTTCGTTGTGCTCTACCACTTCTGGCCCGCTCGCCTGCCGGGCGGCTACGTCGGTGTCGACATCTTCTTCGTCATCTCCGGGTTCCTCATCACCGGCCACCTCATGCGCGAGCTCACGGCGACCGGAACGGTGAAGCTCGGACAGTTCTGGGCGCGGCGCGCGCGGCGTCTGCTGCCGGCCTCGCTGCTCGTCCTCCTCGTGTGCGCGCTCGTCGCCATGTCGCCGTACCTGACTCCCACCTCGGCACTCCCGAACGAGGTGCAGGAGATCGTCGCCTCGACGTTCTACGTGCAGAACTGGTTCCTCGCCTTCACGTCGGCCGACTATCTCAACCACGGCGGCGAACCGACCACGGTCCAGCACTACTGGTCGTTGTCACTCGAGGAGCAGTTCTACGTCGTCTGGCCCCTGCTCATGCTGCTCGCGGCGTGGGTCGCCGTGAAGTGGATCCGCGGCAACGTGCGCCGCACGGTGCTCATCACGCTGGGCGCGGTCTCGGTGGCCTCCTTCGTCTTCTGCGTCGTCTTCACGCTCACCAACCCTGCGCCGGCCTACTTCGTCACCTTCACCCGCATGTGGCAGTTCGGGGTCGGCGCGATGATCGCCCTCGTGCCGATGCTGCGGGTCCGCAATCGGTGGCTGAGCTTCGTCCTCGGCTGGGGAGGAGTCCTCGTCCTCCTCTTCGTCGCCTTCCGCTTCGACGGGCAGACGCCGTTCCCCGGATACATGGCGGCTCTCCCGACGCTGGGTGCGGCAGCGATCATCGCTGCGTCGAACACCGAGCGCTGGTGGTACCCGACCCGCGTTCTCTCACTGCGTCCGGCTCAGTTCATCGGTGACATCTCGTACTCGCTCTACCTGTGGCATTGGCCGCTGATCGTCATCGCTCCGTCCGTGCCGTTCTGGGGTCTGACGATCTATCACCGCGTCGCCCTGCTGGGGATCTGCTTCGTGCTCGCCTGGCTGACCAAGAGGTTCGTCGAAGACCCGACGCGCAGTTGGAAGGTGCTCACCTCCCGGCCCGCGAAGGTCACCCTATGGACCTCGCTCGCCGCGATGCTCGTCGTCGCCCTCACCGCCGGTGGAGCGTGGGCCGTGAACGCCACGACCTACCGGGACGGCGTGACCACCCTCGCGCAGCTGCGCGAAGACCCGCCCGACTGCTTCGGAGCGGCCTCGGTGCTCGAACCGGGGTGCGAGACCACCGACTTCGGCGACAGCATCCTCCCGGCCCCGGGCTTCGCAGGTGTCGATCGACCGGGTGACGAGCAGTGCTTCATCCAGTTGAACGACTCGCGCGCGCAGCAGTGCGACTTCGGCTCCGATGCTCCCGACGCCCCGCGCATCGCTCTCGTCGGAGACAGCCACGCCTTCCAGCTGCTCTCGACGATGCAACGCATCGCGGACGCCGAGGGCTGGCACCTGACGACCTACTTCAAGGGCGCGTGCCCGTGGAACGCCACGCCGCTGTCGACACCCGGTGCGTTCGGAGACGCGTGCTCCGACTGGCGCGCCGGCGTGCAGGAGAGCCTCGATGCGCAGGAGTTCGACGCCGTCTTCACCGCGGCGATCGCAACCACGCCGTACTCGTCGGCGGGCTACGGCTCGTCGTACGACGCGGCGGTAGCCGGTTACCGCGAGGCCTGGTCGACGATGACCGACCGCGGCATCCCGGTGGTGACGGTGGTCGACAATCCGGTCTGGGAGACCGACCCCAACAAGTGCCTGCGAACGCGTGACGCGACGGAGTGCAACGGCGCCAGGGCCGACGTCCTCGTCGACAACGACCCCTTGCGCGGGGCGGCGGACGGGCAGGACCTCGTCACGCTCCTCGACTTCACCGACGTGTACTGCGACGACGAGGTCTGCGCTCCCGTGGTCGGAGGCGCGAACATCTATCGCGACCAGGATCACCTGACCGTCACCTTCGCCGACTCCCTCGCCCCGCAGATCACAGGCGCGCTTCGAGAGGCCATGACCCGCTGA
- a CDS encoding ferrochelatase gives MTANESLHPAPADAPATVLFASPAASSGAPHVETPVAYDAVLLAGFGGPEGQDDVIPFLRNVTRGRGIPDERLEEVAHHYRHFDGISPINAQNRALKAALEAEIARRGLGLPVYWGNRNWSPYLEEAVSDAAAAGDTTLLAVATSAYSSFSSCRQYREDFARVLTETGAGASVTIDKVRQFFDHPGFVEPFVTGVRDAVQAFVAQDVDPSAIQVLFSTHSIPSADAERSGPRDVDFGEGGAYAAQHRAVAEVVMDAVYAAVPGSAGVLDWELVYQSRSGPPTQPWLEPDVNDVIAELPGRGVEAVVIVPLGFVSDHMEVLWDLDTEAMESAQEVGIRAVRTPTPGVDPAYVAGLVDLIEERVNGTPASERPHETSLGPWFDVCRPGCCENVRAGFKPAASGVLP, from the coding sequence GTGACCGCCAACGAATCCCTCCATCCAGCCCCGGCCGACGCACCTGCGACGGTGCTCTTCGCATCGCCCGCCGCGTCGTCGGGTGCGCCCCACGTCGAGACGCCGGTCGCGTACGACGCGGTCCTCCTCGCCGGATTCGGCGGCCCGGAGGGACAGGACGACGTGATCCCGTTCCTGCGCAACGTCACGCGAGGTCGCGGCATCCCCGATGAGCGTCTGGAAGAGGTCGCCCACCACTACCGCCACTTCGACGGCATCAGTCCGATCAACGCGCAGAACCGCGCACTCAAGGCGGCGCTGGAAGCCGAGATCGCCCGCCGCGGACTCGGCCTCCCCGTCTACTGGGGCAATCGCAACTGGTCGCCGTACCTCGAGGAAGCGGTGTCGGATGCCGCAGCGGCCGGCGACACGACCCTCCTCGCCGTGGCCACGAGCGCCTACAGCTCGTTCTCCAGCTGCCGGCAGTACCGCGAAGACTTCGCGCGCGTGCTGACCGAGACCGGTGCGGGGGCGTCGGTCACGATCGACAAGGTGCGCCAGTTCTTCGACCACCCGGGCTTCGTCGAACCGTTCGTCACGGGAGTCCGCGACGCCGTGCAGGCCTTCGTCGCGCAGGACGTCGATCCGTCGGCCATCCAGGTGCTGTTCTCGACGCACTCCATCCCCTCCGCCGATGCCGAGCGCTCCGGTCCCCGCGACGTCGATTTCGGCGAGGGCGGTGCGTATGCGGCGCAGCACAGAGCGGTCGCCGAGGTGGTCATGGATGCCGTGTACGCCGCCGTCCCGGGGTCGGCGGGCGTTCTCGATTGGGAGCTCGTCTACCAGTCCCGTTCGGGCCCGCCCACGCAGCCCTGGCTCGAACCGGATGTCAACGACGTGATCGCCGAGCTGCCGGGGCGGGGCGTGGAGGCCGTCGTGATCGTGCCGCTCGGTTTCGTCAGCGACCACATGGAGGTGCTGTGGGACCTCGATACCGAAGCGATGGAATCGGCGCAGGAGGTCGGCATCCGCGCGGTGCGCACGCCGACGCCGGGTGTCGACCCGGCCTATGTCGCCGGTCTCGTCGACCTCATCGAGGAGCGCGTCAACGGCACGCCCGCTTCCGAGCGCCCTCACGAGACCTCGCTCGGTCCGTGGTTCGACGTCTGCCGACCGGGCTGCTGCGAGAACGTCCGTGCCGGCTTCAAGCCCGCGGCCTCGGGCGTCCTTCCCTGA
- a CDS encoding Fpg/Nei family DNA glycosylase, with translation MPEGHSVHRIARQFDRNVVGRRVAASSPQGRFVDGAALLDGREATSVRAVGKQMFLEFDEDVWLRVHLGMYGAWDFAGDIVVDPTIASANGRMGQTNQRGTVLDGEPILDAAGENSLSSIGAPRRARGRVRMSEQTRGLEEETEWPPPVVGQVRLRLLTELTCADLRGPTACQIQTPDEVAATIAKLGPDPLVDDVVEGEERFVSVVRRKPTAIGLLLMDQGVVSGIGNVYRAEMLFRARQNPHTPGRDVPEEVVRDLWRDWVRLLAIGVETGQMMTMDDLDPEAYRAAMASRDDRHWVYHRAGLPCRVCGTSIVVEEAAGRKLYWCPRCQA, from the coding sequence ATGCCGGAGGGACACTCCGTCCACCGCATCGCCCGCCAGTTCGACCGCAACGTGGTCGGTCGCCGTGTCGCGGCATCCAGCCCGCAGGGCCGTTTCGTCGACGGTGCGGCGCTGCTCGACGGGCGGGAGGCGACGTCGGTGCGGGCGGTCGGCAAGCAGATGTTCCTGGAGTTCGACGAGGACGTCTGGCTGCGCGTCCACCTCGGCATGTACGGGGCCTGGGACTTCGCCGGCGACATCGTCGTCGATCCCACCATCGCGTCGGCGAACGGTCGCATGGGTCAGACGAATCAGCGCGGCACGGTCCTCGACGGCGAGCCGATCCTGGATGCGGCGGGCGAGAACTCCCTCTCGTCGATCGGTGCCCCGAGGCGCGCCCGGGGGCGAGTCCGCATGTCGGAGCAGACGCGCGGACTCGAGGAGGAGACAGAGTGGCCACCGCCCGTCGTGGGTCAGGTGCGGCTCCGTCTGCTCACCGAGCTGACGTGCGCCGATCTCCGCGGGCCGACGGCGTGCCAGATCCAGACGCCCGACGAGGTCGCGGCGACGATCGCCAAGCTCGGCCCCGACCCGCTCGTGGACGACGTCGTCGAGGGCGAGGAGCGCTTCGTCTCGGTCGTGCGCCGCAAGCCGACGGCGATCGGTCTGCTGCTCATGGATCAGGGCGTCGTCAGCGGGATCGGCAACGTGTACCGCGCCGAGATGCTCTTCCGGGCGCGTCAGAACCCCCACACGCCCGGGCGCGATGTTCCCGAGGAGGTCGTGCGCGACCTGTGGCGTGACTGGGTGCGGCTCCTCGCGATCGGCGTCGAGACCGGTCAGATGATGACGATGGACGACCTCGACCCCGAGGCCTACCGCGCCGCCATGGCCAGCCGCGACGATCGCCACTGGGTCTATCACCGTGCGGGTCTGCCCTGTCGGGTGTGCGGCACCTCCATCGTCGTCGAGGAAGCGGCCGGCCGGAAGCTCTACTGGTGTCCCAGATGCCAGGCGTGA